A section of the Candidatus Eisenbacteria bacterium genome encodes:
- a CDS encoding outer membrane beta-barrel protein: MKTFIRSMVVLAVLVSIPVVASAQVGLAKRLVTVGVGGGMSVPVSDAADAFNNGFNVQGFARLNVPKLPVMPRFDLNFSRLAIDESQIGIPGTQQIISGLANLQVSVLPLGPVRPYVVAGLGAYNLKTETEGVTPTSESKTHFGINGGAGVALHLGMINGFIEGRVDNVYTEEGAIDANQVQFVPVTFGLTF; the protein is encoded by the coding sequence ATGAAGACGTTCATTCGTTCAATGGTGGTGCTCGCCGTGCTCGTTTCCATCCCGGTGGTGGCTTCCGCTCAGGTCGGGCTGGCGAAGCGGCTGGTCACGGTGGGCGTGGGTGGAGGCATGAGCGTCCCCGTGAGTGACGCGGCCGACGCCTTCAACAACGGCTTCAACGTGCAGGGCTTCGCGCGTCTGAACGTGCCGAAGCTTCCCGTGATGCCGCGGTTCGACCTCAACTTCTCGCGTCTGGCGATCGACGAGTCTCAGATCGGCATCCCGGGCACCCAGCAGATCATTTCGGGTCTCGCGAATCTTCAGGTCAGCGTGCTGCCGCTCGGACCGGTTCGCCCCTATGTCGTGGCCGGACTCGGCGCCTACAACCTGAAGACCGAGACGGAAGGTGTGACGCCGACCTCGGAGAGCAAGACTCACTTCGGGATCAACGGCGGCGCTGGAGTGGCCCTGCACCTGGGCATGATCAACGGCTTCATCGAGGGCCGGGTCGACAACGTCTACACCGAGGAAGGGGCCATCGACGCCAATCAGGTGCAGTTCGTCCCCGTGACTTTTGGCCTGACGTTCTAG
- a CDS encoding M14 family zinc carboxypeptidase — MAARSLATALLLATLGSFPAVAGSSAEPRLVRVLLDGHTTAEALLRSGLDVVAVRRGSHALILEWPGDAEKLMALGAASRVLDESPGRSAASASRVERSRRPPAAGRQVWSAAREDGRYRLETLPAFGEGSLGGYWTLAEIKMELDALVANDVAGVVADKVDTIGASLGAPGHPSRPIWGLALGKAIPGPDPRPVVFLHGLTHAREPMGMQTVLRLAEDLVSRYGVDPEATYLLDHRRIYIVPVVNPGGFKFNEDQYVSSGGLYFGMHRKNLRDTNGDGVISASVDGVDLNRNYGYLWGLNDIGSSSDPTTGGYRGTAPFSEPETQAMRDAIVTLQPRVALDFHAFGDQLLYPWSYTTAATEDSAGFVEWSDEMTAGNGYQSGQGPQVLYETNGDFTDWAYGDVVLKPRVLAWTSEIGGPGDLFWPPPSRISPLAEENFRAAYYAAYVAGACVRVEECRVAESTLNAGSVAHIEIRARNQGAGGTAPGLTATLSSLTAGANVVEGAASLPTLGPLQSAAATEVARFRVSVDDSVTPGRLLRFRVDFSDPTGFFSRDTVDVLCGTPTLLVAEDAASTGNWTGRWVIENSDPTRPGPHFSDRTGTYKPNSDAAFTLNALLDLSHGVHAYASFVARWDFEPDYDCTVIEASLDGASWTPLKGTGTSWGRSGGEQPPGSPVYEGTRRIWRPERSDLSPFSGPASAPVRLRWRLLSDTGGQFDGFRFDSLRVMVFDPAVQPSPVAVGDARSPVLELEAPFPNPARGLVRTVFAVPNRTDVRLEVLDLQGRRIRSLAAGPRQAGRYAHGWDLCDEDGRPVGSGVYALRLSTSSGSATRRLVVLH; from the coding sequence ATGGCCGCCCGCTCCCTTGCCACCGCCCTTCTGCTGGCGACTCTGGGCTCCTTCCCAGCAGTCGCCGGTTCCTCCGCCGAGCCGCGCCTGGTTCGAGTGCTGCTGGATGGCCACACGACCGCGGAAGCGCTGTTGCGCTCCGGGCTCGATGTGGTGGCGGTTCGCCGCGGCAGCCACGCGTTGATCCTGGAGTGGCCCGGCGACGCGGAAAAGCTCATGGCCCTTGGCGCCGCCTCCCGGGTCCTCGACGAATCCCCTGGCCGTAGCGCCGCCTCGGCCAGCCGCGTGGAACGGTCCCGGCGGCCACCCGCTGCGGGCCGCCAGGTATGGAGCGCGGCTCGCGAGGATGGACGGTACCGACTCGAGACCTTGCCCGCGTTCGGCGAGGGTAGTCTGGGAGGGTATTGGACGCTCGCCGAGATCAAGATGGAGCTCGATGCTCTCGTCGCCAACGATGTCGCGGGAGTGGTGGCGGACAAGGTCGACACGATCGGTGCATCGCTCGGCGCGCCCGGTCATCCCTCACGCCCCATATGGGGGCTCGCTCTCGGCAAGGCGATCCCGGGGCCCGATCCTCGGCCCGTCGTCTTCCTCCATGGGCTCACGCACGCGCGGGAGCCCATGGGGATGCAGACCGTGCTGCGCCTCGCCGAGGATCTGGTCTCCCGATATGGCGTCGATCCCGAGGCGACCTACCTTCTGGATCATCGCCGGATCTACATCGTCCCCGTCGTGAACCCCGGCGGCTTCAAGTTCAACGAGGATCAGTACGTGAGCTCCGGCGGTCTCTACTTCGGGATGCATCGGAAGAACCTGCGTGACACCAACGGAGACGGCGTGATCAGCGCCAGCGTCGACGGCGTCGATCTCAATCGCAACTACGGTTACCTGTGGGGGCTCAACGACATTGGCTCGAGTAGCGATCCGACGACCGGAGGTTATCGAGGAACCGCTCCATTCTCGGAGCCGGAAACCCAGGCGATGCGTGATGCCATCGTGACGCTCCAGCCCAGAGTCGCGCTCGATTTCCACGCTTTCGGCGATCAGCTGCTCTATCCGTGGAGCTATACCACTGCGGCAACCGAGGACTCGGCAGGCTTCGTCGAGTGGAGCGACGAGATGACCGCTGGAAACGGATATCAAAGTGGTCAGGGGCCTCAGGTTCTCTACGAAACGAACGGAGACTTCACCGACTGGGCGTATGGCGACGTCGTGCTCAAGCCCCGCGTCCTCGCCTGGACTTCGGAGATCGGCGGCCCAGGTGACCTTTTCTGGCCGCCTCCGTCGCGAATCAGCCCGCTCGCCGAGGAGAACTTCCGCGCCGCCTACTACGCGGCGTACGTTGCCGGGGCCTGTGTCCGTGTCGAGGAGTGTCGGGTGGCGGAGTCGACGTTGAATGCCGGCTCGGTGGCCCACATCGAGATTCGAGCCCGCAACCAGGGCGCGGGAGGGACCGCCCCTGGATTGACCGCGACCCTGTCGTCCCTGACGGCGGGTGCGAACGTCGTGGAGGGCGCCGCCTCGCTTCCGACCCTTGGCCCACTCCAGAGCGCGGCAGCCACCGAGGTGGCGCGCTTCCGGGTCTCGGTCGATGATTCGGTGACTCCGGGCCGGCTACTTCGCTTCCGCGTGGACTTCTCGGATCCGACTGGCTTCTTCTCCCGGGACACCGTCGACGTCCTCTGCGGGACGCCGACGCTGCTCGTTGCCGAAGACGCAGCGAGCACCGGAAACTGGACCGGCAGATGGGTCATCGAGAATTCGGACCCCACGCGACCCGGTCCGCACTTCTCCGATCGGACCGGCACCTACAAGCCCAACAGCGATGCAGCGTTCACCTTGAACGCGCTCCTCGATCTGTCGCACGGTGTCCACGCTTACGCGTCGTTCGTGGCGCGCTGGGACTTCGAGCCGGATTATGACTGCACGGTGATCGAAGCGAGCCTGGATGGGGCGAGTTGGACGCCACTGAAGGGAACCGGGACGAGCTGGGGAAGGAGCGGCGGCGAGCAGCCGCCTGGCTCCCCCGTCTACGAAGGCACCCGACGGATCTGGCGTCCCGAGCGGTCCGACCTATCTCCCTTCTCCGGTCCCGCAAGTGCGCCGGTCCGTCTGAGATGGCGCCTGCTGTCCGACACCGGCGGCCAGTTCGACGGCTTCCGCTTCGATTCTCTCCGCGTCATGGTCTTCGATCCGGCCGTTCAGCCCTCACCGGTGGCGGTTGGCGACGCCCGGTCACCGGTCCTCGAGCTCGAGGCTCCTTTTCCAAACCCGGCGCGAGGTCTCGTGCGGACCGTCTTTGCCGTTCCAAATCGGACGGATGTACGGCTCGAGGTCCTCGACCTCCAGGGCCGTCGCATCCGCAGTCTGGCGGCGGGGCCTCGTCAGGCCGGGCGATACGCCCACGGCTGGGATCTGTGCGACGAAGACGGGCGGCCAGTCGGATCCGGCGTCTACGCCCTGAGGTTGAGCACGTCCTCCGGGAGCGCCACGCGCAGGCTGGTCGTGCTCCACTGA
- a CDS encoding cytochrome c-type biogenesis CcmF C-terminal domain-containing protein, with the protein MNLGQGITWVVFFAALVAGLSFLAATVGREGAWRWGVRAFTIQWAGLVSATVFLWYILFTHQYQYQYAANYSSRAMPSHYIYAAFWGGQEGTFLLWALITATLGLALMRMRHPLVTPAMFFLNLPLVMLALVTVMRGPFLTFPEGRIPVDGQGLNPLLQDPWMTIHPPVLFTGFSSLVVPFAIAMAALVKRDYDGWIKPVLPWAVLSTAVLATGFIMGGVWAYKVLGWGGYWGWDPVENGSLIPWLSNIALVHGLLVQRATGSLRRTNFFLAVTSYVLVLYASFLTRSGVLADFSVHSFVNLGLNGFLLSFLFLTMIVGYGTWAWRWKDMPGPKEPLGSFSRESMMWLGQLVFMLMCALTAVGMSAPLITRLFGPPSNVQTSYYNLVNAPLAIAMGLLLGVAPLMRWRHQDPGALMRAAAPSVAVAAAIAVIAAALGVREPMPLAVVFGAAFALSANVVVTLRGFRAGWKHGVAFLGHTGVAILLIGIVSSSNYGRAEQVQLPVGKERDVLGYRLKFEGVRAGEGGQDRAVIAVRAPGGGFEALPALYWSEFNQGYMKKPHIQRYLTYDLYISPLEMVGAENEVNGVWFEKGESKTIGQVTYTFVDFDRQMGEVVRIAARVRAEIGGRTVPVRPVLEINLKEGIPNRIPDYLPGGASVQIASVDPNTGRVALELPGMPRAKSEEILAVEVSTKPLINLVWFGAVLMLASAFLSVLRRTIDVRKMTEARGTAAGS; encoded by the coding sequence GTGAACCTCGGCCAGGGGATCACCTGGGTCGTGTTCTTCGCCGCTCTCGTCGCGGGCCTTTCCTTCCTCGCCGCCACGGTCGGACGCGAAGGCGCATGGCGGTGGGGCGTTCGGGCGTTCACCATTCAGTGGGCCGGGCTGGTCTCGGCCACCGTCTTCCTCTGGTACATCCTCTTCACGCATCAGTACCAGTACCAGTACGCGGCGAACTACTCCTCGCGCGCGATGCCCAGCCACTACATCTACGCCGCGTTCTGGGGCGGACAGGAGGGAACGTTCCTCCTGTGGGCGCTCATCACCGCGACGCTGGGCCTGGCGCTCATGCGGATGCGCCACCCACTGGTGACGCCGGCGATGTTCTTCCTCAACCTTCCGCTGGTGATGCTGGCGCTCGTCACCGTGATGCGCGGGCCCTTCCTGACCTTCCCGGAGGGTCGCATTCCCGTCGATGGCCAGGGCCTCAATCCATTGCTCCAGGACCCCTGGATGACGATCCATCCGCCGGTCCTCTTCACCGGGTTCTCCTCGCTGGTGGTGCCGTTCGCGATTGCGATGGCGGCGCTGGTTAAGCGCGACTACGACGGCTGGATCAAGCCCGTCCTCCCCTGGGCCGTGCTGTCTACCGCCGTGCTGGCGACCGGATTCATCATGGGCGGCGTGTGGGCGTACAAGGTTCTGGGCTGGGGCGGCTACTGGGGATGGGACCCGGTCGAGAACGGCTCGCTGATTCCCTGGTTGTCGAACATTGCGCTGGTCCACGGGCTGCTGGTGCAGCGAGCGACCGGGAGCCTACGGCGCACGAATTTCTTCCTCGCCGTCACGTCGTACGTGCTGGTGCTCTACGCCTCGTTCCTCACCCGCAGCGGCGTGCTGGCGGATTTCTCGGTGCACTCCTTCGTCAATCTCGGACTCAACGGCTTCCTGCTCTCGTTCCTGTTCCTGACCATGATCGTGGGGTATGGCACCTGGGCATGGCGCTGGAAGGACATGCCCGGCCCCAAGGAGCCGCTCGGAAGCTTCTCGCGCGAGTCGATGATGTGGCTCGGCCAGCTCGTCTTCATGCTGATGTGCGCGCTCACCGCCGTCGGCATGAGCGCACCACTCATCACCCGGCTCTTCGGACCGCCATCGAACGTGCAGACCTCGTACTACAACCTGGTCAACGCTCCGCTCGCCATTGCCATGGGCCTTCTGCTCGGCGTCGCGCCGCTCATGCGCTGGCGGCACCAGGACCCCGGGGCGTTGATGCGGGCCGCGGCGCCGTCGGTGGCCGTGGCGGCCGCGATCGCGGTGATCGCCGCCGCCCTCGGCGTTCGCGAGCCGATGCCGCTGGCCGTGGTGTTCGGGGCGGCGTTCGCGCTCAGCGCCAACGTGGTGGTCACGCTGCGCGGGTTCCGCGCGGGATGGAAGCACGGCGTGGCGTTTCTGGGTCACACCGGCGTCGCGATCCTGCTGATCGGCATCGTCTCCTCGTCCAACTATGGCCGGGCGGAACAGGTGCAGCTTCCGGTCGGCAAGGAGCGTGACGTGCTCGGCTACCGGCTGAAGTTCGAAGGCGTGCGCGCCGGCGAAGGCGGTCAGGACCGGGCGGTGATCGCGGTGCGGGCGCCGGGCGGAGGTTTCGAAGCCCTGCCGGCGCTCTACTGGAGCGAGTTCAACCAGGGCTACATGAAGAAGCCGCACATCCAGCGCTACCTCACCTACGACCTCTACATCTCGCCGCTCGAGATGGTGGGCGCCGAGAACGAGGTGAACGGCGTCTGGTTCGAGAAAGGCGAGTCCAAGACCATCGGCCAGGTCACCTACACCTTCGTGGACTTCGACCGCCAGATGGGCGAGGTGGTGCGCATCGCCGCGCGGGTTCGGGCGGAGATCGGCGGACGCACCGTGCCGGTGCGCCCGGTGCTCGAGATCAACCTCAAGGAAGGCATTCCCAACCGTATTCCGGACTACCTGCCGGGCGGCGCCTCGGTCCAGATCGCCTCGGTGGATCCGAACACCGGGCGGGTCGCGCTCGAGCTGCCCGGCATGCCCCGAGCGAAGTCGGAGGAGATCCTCGCGGTCGAAGTCAGCACCAAGCCGCTCATCAACCTGGTGTGGTTCGGAGCGGTGCTGATGCTGGCCAGCGCATTCCTCAGCGTCCTGCGGCGCACGATCGACGTGCGCAAGATGACCGAGGCGAGAGGAACCGCCGCCGGATCCTGA
- a CDS encoding cytochrome c maturation protein CcmE yields MNLKAMLAVILLVVATAIGITSFKKTVTPYISFAEAREARGLVQVNGTLADKKYVLKPNEQFLSFRLRDSKGEILPVEYHGVVPGNFDQATSIVAIGHYQDGTFTAEQLLVKCPSKYQAEAEKGKTRS; encoded by the coding sequence ATGAATCTCAAAGCGATGCTGGCGGTGATCCTGCTCGTGGTCGCCACGGCGATCGGGATCACGAGCTTCAAGAAGACCGTGACCCCGTACATCTCGTTCGCCGAGGCGCGGGAGGCCCGCGGGCTGGTGCAGGTCAACGGCACCCTTGCCGACAAGAAGTACGTGCTCAAGCCGAACGAGCAATTCCTGAGCTTCCGGCTCAGGGATTCGAAGGGCGAGATCCTGCCCGTCGAATACCACGGGGTCGTGCCGGGCAACTTCGATCAGGCGACGTCGATCGTAGCGATCGGCCACTACCAGGATGGGACATTCACGGCCGAGCAGCTCCTGGTGAAGTGTCCGTCGAAGTACCAGGCCGAGGCTGAAAAGGGCAAGACCCGATCGTGA
- the ccsA gene encoding cytochrome c biogenesis protein CcsA gives MIARTLLLVWIAGWIVAAFLWAPLVPVLGETTRVLYFHIPAAWVTVLALAWSMIHSLLYLKRRNLEHDHHAAAAAEIGLLFCVVATVSGAMWAKAMWGAYWNWDPRETSIFFLLLIYVAYLALRSAIDQPERRARLAAVYSAMAFVSVPFLIFVVPRIYFSLHPDPLINPRGKVDMDPRIRVVFFALLAGFTMLFFWVQSLRVRVARVEHRLEERRGSAHER, from the coding sequence ATGATCGCGCGCACGCTGCTGCTCGTGTGGATCGCGGGCTGGATCGTGGCGGCGTTTCTCTGGGCGCCGCTCGTGCCGGTGCTCGGCGAGACCACGCGGGTGCTCTACTTCCACATTCCGGCGGCGTGGGTCACGGTGCTCGCGCTGGCGTGGTCGATGATCCACAGCCTGCTCTATCTCAAGCGCCGCAACCTCGAGCACGACCACCATGCCGCAGCCGCTGCCGAGATTGGGCTCCTGTTCTGCGTCGTGGCCACCGTGAGTGGCGCGATGTGGGCCAAGGCGATGTGGGGCGCGTACTGGAACTGGGATCCGCGCGAGACGTCGATCTTCTTCCTGCTGCTCATTTACGTCGCCTACCTGGCCCTGCGGAGCGCGATCGACCAGCCCGAGCGCCGGGCCCGGCTGGCCGCAGTTTACTCGGCGATGGCATTCGTTTCCGTGCCTTTCCTCATCTTCGTGGTGCCTCGGATCTACTTCAGTCTGCATCCCGACCCGCTCATCAACCCGCGGGGGAAAGTGGACATGGATCCCCGCATCCGCGTGGTATTCTTCGCCCTGCTGGCGGGGTTCACGATGCTCTTCTTCTGGGTGCAGTCGCTGCGGGTCCGAGTGGCCCGCGTGGAGCATCGGCTCGAAGAGCGGAGAGGGAGCGCGCATGAGCGGTGA
- a CDS encoding heme exporter protein CcmB gives MPASRSSSKRAVWAILRKECRSEWRTRYGLNAALLFAVTSLAAVSFAVGRMSDRPDVLAALLWVVLLFAALASLAHTFVRETEGHTMVLMRLVASPTAIALGKLLFNLLFLISIEAVTVPLFLILMGAPPPRWGPLLAVLGLGSLALGAGSTVVAAIIAQTRGRGALFAGVSFPVLLPILAAAVSGTRAQWTGAPVGAELRLLAAYAVALLAVSLLLYDHLWEDA, from the coding sequence TTGCCGGCCAGCAGGTCGAGCTCGAAACGCGCGGTCTGGGCCATCCTGCGTAAGGAGTGCCGCAGCGAATGGCGCACGCGCTACGGCCTCAACGCGGCGCTGCTGTTCGCGGTGACCAGCCTCGCCGCCGTAAGCTTCGCGGTCGGAAGGATGAGCGATCGTCCCGACGTGCTCGCGGCGCTCTTGTGGGTGGTGCTGCTGTTCGCCGCGCTCGCCAGCCTCGCTCATACCTTCGTGCGCGAGACCGAGGGCCACACGATGGTGCTGATGCGCCTGGTGGCTTCGCCCACCGCGATCGCGCTCGGCAAGCTGCTCTTCAACCTGCTCTTCCTGATCTCGATCGAGGCCGTCACGGTGCCGCTGTTCCTGATCCTGATGGGCGCTCCGCCGCCGCGCTGGGGGCCGTTGCTCGCCGTGCTCGGTCTTGGCAGCCTGGCGCTCGGAGCGGGATCGACCGTCGTCGCCGCGATCATCGCCCAGACGCGGGGTCGAGGTGCTTTGTTCGCGGGAGTATCGTTCCCGGTGCTGCTGCCGATCCTGGCCGCCGCGGTCAGCGGCACGCGGGCCCAGTGGACCGGCGCGCCCGTCGGCGCCGAGCTGCGGCTGCTCGCCGCCTACGCCGTGGCGCTGCTGGCCGTGAGCCTGCTGCTCTACGACCATCTCTGGGAGGACGCATGA
- a CDS encoding ATP-binding cassette domain-containing protein has protein sequence MSGPGDGAWATTIEAKALSHRYGHRPVLDRLSFTFSGPGIVAVRGPNGSGKSTLMRLLAGLLRPSSGEASLSVGGNVLPARERHRWIGYAAPDLAFYPELTAIENLTFAAEARGLPSPAERGRDRLRKVGLIERANERVQALSSGMAQRLRLAFALLDDPPLLLLDEPGSHLDDEGRRGLAALIGDEGARRLVMIATNDEREGALAGQQVELETRGLGHPA, from the coding sequence GTGAGCGGCCCGGGCGACGGCGCGTGGGCGACGACGATCGAGGCGAAAGCGCTGTCGCATCGTTATGGTCACCGCCCGGTGCTCGACCGATTGAGCTTCACCTTCAGCGGGCCGGGAATCGTGGCGGTGCGCGGACCGAACGGCTCGGGCAAGTCGACCCTGATGCGCCTGCTCGCGGGCCTTCTCCGGCCTTCGTCCGGCGAAGCTTCGCTGAGCGTGGGGGGCAACGTGCTCCCGGCGCGGGAGCGGCATCGCTGGATCGGATACGCGGCCCCGGATCTGGCCTTCTACCCCGAGCTGACCGCGATCGAGAACCTCACCTTCGCGGCCGAGGCCCGCGGCCTGCCGAGTCCGGCCGAGCGTGGACGCGACCGACTGCGGAAGGTCGGGCTCATCGAGCGCGCGAACGAGCGCGTCCAGGCCCTCTCGTCCGGCATGGCTCAGCGCCTGCGGCTGGCGTTCGCGCTGCTCGACGACCCGCCGCTGCTCCTGCTGGACGAGCCGGGCAGCCACCTCGACGACGAAGGACGGCGCGGCCTCGCCGCGCTGATCGGAGATGAAGGCGCACGGCGGCTCGTGATGATCGCCACCAACGACGAACGGGAGGGAGCGCTTGCCGGCCAGCAGGTCGAGCTCGAAACGCGCGGTCTGGGCCATCCTGCGTAA
- a CDS encoding bifunctional oligoribonuclease/PAP phosphatase NrnA yields MSESSPARRAFHDFLARHQRFLLTTHVNPDGDGLGSEVAMGLWLRSLGKTVRILNDSPTPAAFRFMAHTIPLEVFEPDLAEQCFSEADALIVLDTSNRPRIGRLGPLIDRHVIAVAVVDHHVSHAHGFGLVNLIAPDASATGEIVYQLIRESGGALTREIGEALYIALMTDTGSFRYSNTDPDAHQMAADLLSLGLDPQRLYAQVHSHASAERMRFFGEVLSALELDCEGRLVIMEATPEMFSKHGLSGADTDGLVDLPRGIAGAEAVALFSEFEPGKVKVSLRSTGRVTIDAVATRLGGGGHPHAAGVMLHASRAEARNRVLPELRRLVDELIPSGRPVRE; encoded by the coding sequence GTGAGCGAGTCATCTCCCGCGCGCCGCGCCTTTCACGATTTCCTCGCCCGCCACCAGCGCTTCCTGCTCACCACGCACGTCAACCCCGACGGGGATGGGCTGGGCAGCGAGGTGGCCATGGGGCTCTGGCTGCGCTCGCTGGGCAAGACGGTGCGCATCCTCAACGACTCGCCGACCCCAGCGGCCTTTCGCTTCATGGCTCACACCATCCCGCTCGAGGTTTTCGAGCCGGATCTGGCCGAGCAGTGCTTCAGCGAGGCCGATGCGTTGATCGTCCTCGATACCAGCAACCGCCCGCGCATCGGGCGTCTCGGACCGCTGATCGACCGGCACGTGATCGCGGTCGCCGTCGTCGACCACCACGTCTCGCACGCGCACGGCTTCGGACTGGTGAATCTCATCGCGCCGGACGCCTCGGCCACGGGAGAGATCGTCTATCAGCTGATCCGGGAGTCGGGCGGCGCGCTCACGCGGGAGATCGGCGAAGCGCTCTACATCGCGTTGATGACCGATACCGGCTCTTTCCGCTACTCGAACACCGATCCGGACGCGCATCAGATGGCGGCCGATCTCCTCTCGCTCGGACTGGATCCGCAGCGGCTCTACGCGCAAGTCCATTCCCACGCCTCGGCGGAGCGCATGAGGTTCTTCGGCGAGGTTCTGAGCGCGCTCGAGCTCGACTGCGAAGGCCGCCTCGTGATCATGGAAGCGACGCCCGAGATGTTCTCCAAGCACGGGCTTTCCGGCGCGGACACCGACGGCCTGGTGGACCTGCCGCGCGGGATCGCCGGCGCCGAGGCCGTGGCGCTCTTCTCCGAGTTCGAGCCGGGGAAGGTGAAGGTGAGTCTCCGCTCGACCGGTCGCGTGACCATCGATGCGGTCGCCACCCGGCTCGGGGGCGGAGGTCACCCTCATGCCGCCGGCGTGATGCTGCATGCTTCGCGCGCCGAGGCGCGGAACCGCGTGCTTCCTGAGCTGCGGCGCTTGGTGGATGAGCTGATTCCCTCCGGAAGGCCTGTTCGCGAGTGA
- the pdxT gene encoding pyridoxal 5'-phosphate synthase glutaminase subunit PdxT: protein MPRVGVLSLQGDYACHRSSIEALGATAVRVVLPEHLSGLDALVMPGGESTTMLRLMESNGLREPLMQFVRARPVLGTCAGVILLGQEADRLPHPPLGVLDVSVERNAYGRQIDSFTAEVESPVVGGGYHGVFIRAPRIRRVGSRVEVVATLRDPAGPESTVVGVRQGRIVGLSFHPELTTDLRFHRWFLETVAGLELPSADPSLAQVTHAPDTETP from the coding sequence ATTCCTCGTGTCGGCGTTCTGAGTCTTCAGGGCGACTACGCCTGTCACCGATCGTCGATCGAGGCGCTCGGCGCGACCGCGGTGCGAGTGGTGCTGCCCGAGCACCTGAGCGGCCTGGACGCGCTGGTCATGCCTGGCGGGGAATCGACCACGATGCTGCGGCTCATGGAGTCGAACGGCCTTCGTGAGCCACTCATGCAGTTCGTGCGCGCTCGCCCGGTCCTGGGAACCTGCGCCGGCGTCATCCTGCTGGGCCAGGAGGCCGACCGGCTGCCGCATCCGCCGCTCGGCGTGCTCGACGTCTCTGTCGAGCGCAACGCCTACGGCCGGCAGATCGACTCGTTCACCGCCGAGGTGGAGAGCCCGGTGGTCGGCGGCGGCTATCACGGCGTGTTCATCCGCGCCCCGCGCATACGCCGGGTGGGGAGTCGCGTCGAGGTCGTGGCCACGTTGCGCGATCCCGCCGGCCCGGAAAGCACGGTGGTTGGCGTGCGCCAGGGCCGGATCGTGGGCCTCAGCTTCCATCCCGAGCTGACGACCGACCTGCGGTTCCACCGGTGGTTCCTCGAGACCGTGGCCGGTCTCGAGCTGCCCTCCGCCGACCCGTCGCTGGCCCAGGTCACCCATGCTCCCGACACGGAGACTCCGTGA
- the pdxS gene encoding pyridoxal 5'-phosphate synthase lyase subunit PdxS: MSTQEQFRLKVGLAEMLKGGVIMDVMTPDQARIAEEAGAAAVMALERIPARIRREGGVARMSDPQLIQEIEAAVSIPVMAKCRIGHLVEAQILEALGIDFIDESEVLTPADEEHHIWKHDFKVPFVCGCRDLGEALRRIGEGAAMIRTKGEAGTGNVVEAVRHMRAVQQGIKHLTTLREDELMAEAKRLAAPFEVVRQVANTGRLPVPNFAAGGVATPADAALMVHLGAEAVFVGSGIFEVGLDNKDTDARAEQLRMAKAIVQAVTHHDRPDLLAKVSAGLPKAMRGVSMEAIPEDQQLAKRGW; the protein is encoded by the coding sequence ATGAGCACCCAGGAGCAGTTCCGGCTCAAGGTCGGCCTGGCCGAGATGCTGAAGGGTGGCGTCATCATGGACGTGATGACCCCCGACCAGGCGCGAATCGCGGAGGAAGCGGGCGCCGCGGCGGTCATGGCGCTCGAACGCATCCCGGCGCGAATTCGCCGCGAGGGCGGCGTGGCGCGCATGTCCGATCCTCAGCTGATCCAGGAGATCGAAGCCGCGGTCTCGATCCCGGTCATGGCCAAGTGCCGGATCGGGCACCTGGTCGAAGCACAGATCCTCGAAGCGCTGGGCATCGACTTCATCGACGAGAGCGAGGTGCTCACACCCGCCGATGAGGAGCACCACATCTGGAAGCACGACTTCAAGGTGCCGTTCGTGTGCGGCTGCCGCGATCTGGGCGAAGCGCTGCGGCGGATCGGCGAAGGCGCGGCCATGATCCGGACCAAGGGTGAAGCAGGGACGGGCAATGTCGTGGAAGCGGTGCGGCACATGCGCGCGGTGCAGCAGGGCATCAAGCACCTCACCACGCTGCGCGAGGACGAGCTGATGGCGGAGGCCAAGCGCCTGGCGGCGCCTTTCGAAGTGGTGCGCCAGGTCGCCAACACCGGCCGGCTTCCCGTGCCCAACTTCGCCGCCGGCGGCGTGGCGACCCCGGCGGACGCCGCGCTGATGGTGCACCTCGGGGCCGAAGCGGTGTTCGTCGGCTCGGGCATCTTCGAAGTTGGTCTCGACAACAAGGACACGGACGCTCGTGCCGAGCAGCTGCGCATGGCCAAGGCGATCGTCCAGGCCGTGACCCATCACGACCGCCCGGATCTGCTCGCCAAAGTCAGCGCCGGGCTTCCCAAGGCGATGCGCGGCGTCTCGATGGAAGCGATCCCCGAGGATCAACAGCTGGCCAAGCGAGGCTGGTGA